A genome region from Flavobacterium sp. includes the following:
- a CDS encoding RagB/SusD family nutrient uptake outer membrane protein, with translation MKISFKYISYFFLLVLGLNMTLTSCTSDLDVTPGDDDEFLSEQFFQDPASYKQVLAKLYAGLYVGGNDGDGQPDISGIGGDFSSYLRLLFVTQEFTTDEAIIAWADGTLPTLNSQTWSPANEFLAGTYSRAFYEISVANEFLRQTTDEKLTARGVDANLKADIATFRAEARFLRAFSYYNLMDLFGNVPITTEADPVGFFYPVQKSRAEVFAFVESELKDLDNSLAAPRSNEYGRVDKTAAKFLLAQLYLNSKVYTGVDKFNDAGTVCADIINNSGYTFANVPYSYLFSADNDVNGAQSEFIFPVISDGNAIRATGGGMSFILHASIGGSMDASSRGMDGGWQGIRTRREFVNLFPDETATGDKRGTFYTNGQSKDIKNVGTFTDGYAVTKYINKKSDGSAAQRNDIPDTDFPMFRLSDVYLMYAEAAARGAASANTGTAVGYINQLRTRANAATINASQLTLDFILDERGRELFWECHRRTDLIRFGKFTGASKIWQWKGGSINGIATESYRDLMPIPSRIIQANPTLKQNPGY, from the coding sequence ATGAAAATATCATTTAAATATATATCTTATTTTTTCCTACTTGTTTTAGGATTAAATATGACGCTTACTTCATGTACGAGCGACTTGGATGTTACTCCGGGAGATGATGATGAATTTTTATCAGAGCAGTTCTTTCAGGATCCGGCATCATATAAACAAGTTTTAGCAAAATTATATGCTGGTTTGTATGTTGGAGGTAATGATGGTGACGGTCAGCCAGATATTTCTGGAATTGGAGGAGATTTTAGTAGTTACTTACGTTTACTTTTTGTAACACAGGAATTTACTACAGATGAAGCAATTATTGCATGGGCAGATGGGACATTACCAACATTGAATTCTCAAACCTGGTCTCCTGCAAATGAGTTTTTAGCAGGAACATATTCTAGAGCATTTTATGAAATTAGTGTTGCTAATGAATTTTTAAGACAAACTACTGATGAAAAGCTAACTGCAAGAGGTGTTGATGCTAATTTAAAAGCTGACATTGCTACATTTAGAGCTGAAGCACGGTTTTTAAGAGCTTTTTCTTATTATAATTTAATGGATTTGTTTGGAAATGTGCCTATTACAACTGAAGCTGATCCGGTTGGATTCTTTTATCCTGTGCAAAAATCAAGAGCTGAAGTTTTTGCTTTTGTTGAATCAGAATTAAAAGATCTAGATAATAGCTTAGCCGCTCCAAGATCAAATGAATATGGAAGAGTTGACAAAACTGCCGCTAAATTTTTATTAGCTCAGCTTTACTTAAATTCAAAAGTTTATACTGGAGTTGACAAATTTAATGATGCAGGTACTGTTTGTGCGGATATCATTAATAATTCAGGATATACATTTGCAAATGTACCTTACAGTTATTTATTCTCTGCTGATAATGATGTGAATGGCGCTCAGTCTGAATTTATTTTCCCAGTTATCAGTGATGGAAACGCTATCAGAGCAACTGGAGGAGGAATGAGTTTTATCCTTCACGCTTCTATCGGTGGAAGTATGGATGCATCATCTAGAGGTATGGATGGTGGATGGCAGGGAATCAGAACTCGTAGAGAGTTTGTGAATTTATTCCCTGATGAAACTGCAACTGGAGATAAGAGAGGAACTTTCTATACAAATGGTCAGTCAAAAGATATTAAAAATGTTGGAACTTTTACAGATGGTTATGCAGTAACGAAATACATCAACAAAAAATCTGATGGTTCTGCGGCACAAAGAAACGATATTCCTGATACAGATTTCCCAATGTTTAGATTGTCTGATGTATATTTAATGTATGCTGAAGCGGCAGCAAGAGGGGCAGCATCTGCAAATACAGGAACTGCTGTTGGCTATATTAACCAGCTTCGTACAAGAGCAAATGCAGCTACAATTAATGCATCTCAATTAACTCTTGATTTTATTTTAGATGAAAGAGGAAGAGAATTATTCTGGGAATGCCACAGAAGAACTGATTTAATTCGTTTTGGTAAATTTACTGGAGCCTCTAAAATCTGGCAATGGAAAGGTGGTTCTATAAACGGAATTGCTACAGAGTCTTATAGAGATTTAATGCCAATTCCTTCTAGAATCATACAAGCAAACCCAACTTTAAAACAAAATCCAGGATACTAA
- a CDS encoding TonB-dependent receptor: MKTIYKKLLFLFLLLPFTVLAQNTLSGTVVDKATGQPIPGVNVNVQGAPNGASTGFDGNYQLSNVKSGNKIVVSFIGYKTQTIDYTGQKTLNVSLEEDTNQLKEVVVQVGYGTVKKKDATGSVSQISAKEFNKGINVTPESLISGRISGVNVVGGGAPGAKADIRIRGGSSLSASNEPLIVLDGLPLTNDVPSGATSILSTIDPNDIESFTVLKDASAAAIYGSRAASGVIVITTKKGAKGGVKVNFSSQVGINTVANQVDVLDADQFRALVNEKGSAAQKALLGTANTNWQDEIFHTALTTNNNISVSGALFDKLPVRLSVGNVDNPGILRNTSFERTTTSISLNPVLFDNHLKIDVNGNLSFGKNQFQDEGAVIGSAIGYDPTQSVYEAGSRYGGYFEWLESNGNVPLLPARNPVARLNQDQRRATSTRKWGNVRLDYKFHFFEDLRAVVEAGIDRFDSNGNTTVSTESILGYQPKPFNGPDYVNLGNYSKYTDMLQNKNLNAYFNYTKDLGKFKIDATGGYNYQLFQRERYQSGELRQPNPNTDVNTSPDINLQSYFGRVNLGYDSRYLVTLNYRRDGSSRFSEKYRWGDFGGVALAWNVAEESFLKDNQTLSSLKLRFGYGTTGQQDITAAYDYLRRVTLGTINTQYIFGGQVYSTARPEGYNENIKWEELAEMNVGVDFGFLNDRITGTVNYFDKKSSDLLADVVVPDGANIRNSGTYNIGSVRTKGIEFNIQSDIIKSDNLTWNVAFNTTYIDQKIDNLGTTVPGFQGYLTGDNIAGGSGNQIQVNSVGYAPRSFLVYEQLYDSNKKPIAGAYVDRNGDGKIDGSDRYRFHKPAPDYTFGLFSTLNYKKFDFTMNWRASLGNYIFDNVSSNLGYSDAALRRDTDLSNVSADYLNTGFRYEDNGTQRYLSNYYIKDASFIKLDNITLGYTFDKSLIKAASLRFTAGVQNVFVLTKYNGLDPERFNGIDNNVYPRARTFLFGVNASF; this comes from the coding sequence ATGAAAACAATTTACAAAAAGTTGTTATTTTTATTCCTATTGTTGCCGTTTACTGTGTTAGCTCAAAACACGCTAAGCGGGACTGTTGTAGATAAAGCAACAGGTCAGCCAATACCGGGAGTAAATGTAAATGTACAGGGAGCTCCAAATGGTGCATCTACGGGATTTGATGGAAATTACCAGCTGTCAAATGTTAAAAGCGGAAACAAAATTGTAGTTTCTTTTATTGGTTATAAAACGCAAACGATTGATTACACCGGACAAAAAACTCTTAACGTTTCTTTAGAAGAAGATACTAATCAACTTAAAGAGGTTGTTGTACAGGTAGGTTACGGTACTGTTAAGAAAAAAGACGCAACAGGATCTGTATCTCAAATTTCTGCTAAAGAATTTAACAAAGGGATCAACGTAACTCCGGAAAGTTTAATCAGTGGTCGTATCTCTGGTGTAAACGTAGTTGGAGGAGGAGCTCCTGGAGCAAAAGCGGATATCAGAATTCGTGGAGGATCTTCTTTAAGTGCTTCAAATGAGCCGTTAATCGTTTTAGACGGACTTCCTTTGACTAACGATGTTCCTAGTGGAGCTACAAGTATTTTATCTACAATTGACCCTAATGACATTGAGTCATTTACAGTATTAAAAGATGCATCTGCAGCGGCTATTTACGGATCTCGTGCTGCGAGTGGTGTAATTGTTATTACTACTAAAAAAGGTGCAAAAGGTGGTGTAAAAGTTAATTTCAGTTCTCAGGTTGGTATTAACACGGTTGCAAACCAAGTTGATGTTTTAGATGCTGATCAGTTTCGTGCGTTAGTTAACGAAAAAGGGTCTGCTGCTCAAAAAGCATTATTAGGTACAGCAAATACAAATTGGCAGGATGAAATTTTCCACACTGCTTTAACAACCAACAACAATATCTCTGTAAGTGGAGCTTTATTTGATAAATTACCTGTTAGATTATCTGTTGGTAATGTTGATAATCCTGGAATCCTAAGAAACACTTCTTTTGAAAGAACTACGACATCGATATCGTTAAATCCTGTTTTATTTGATAATCACTTAAAAATCGATGTTAACGGAAACTTATCTTTTGGTAAAAATCAATTTCAAGACGAAGGAGCTGTAATTGGAAGTGCTATAGGATATGATCCAACACAATCAGTTTATGAGGCAGGTTCTCGTTACGGGGGATATTTCGAATGGTTAGAATCTAATGGAAATGTGCCATTATTACCAGCAAGAAACCCTGTAGCAAGATTAAATCAAGATCAAAGAAGAGCTACTTCAACAAGAAAATGGGGAAATGTTAGATTAGATTATAAATTTCACTTCTTTGAAGATTTAAGAGCAGTTGTAGAAGCTGGAATCGACAGATTTGACAGTAACGGAAATACTACAGTAAGTACAGAAAGTATTTTAGGATATCAGCCAAAACCATTTAATGGTCCTGACTATGTGAATTTAGGAAACTATTCTAAATATACAGATATGCTTCAAAATAAAAACTTGAACGCTTATTTTAATTATACTAAAGATTTAGGCAAATTTAAAATTGATGCTACTGGTGGTTATAACTATCAATTGTTTCAAAGAGAAAGATACCAATCTGGAGAGTTGAGACAGCCAAATCCTAATACAGATGTTAATACAAGTCCAGACATTAATTTACAGTCTTATTTCGGTCGTGTTAATTTAGGATATGACAGCAGATACTTGGTAACTCTGAATTACAGAAGAGACGGAAGTTCTCGTTTTTCAGAAAAATACAGATGGGGAGATTTCGGAGGAGTTGCTTTAGCGTGGAATGTAGCAGAAGAATCTTTCTTAAAAGATAATCAAACTTTGTCAAGTCTTAAATTAAGATTTGGATATGGAACAACTGGTCAGCAAGATATTACTGCAGCTTACGATTATTTAAGAAGAGTAACTCTTGGAACAATTAATACACAGTATATTTTTGGCGGTCAGGTTTATTCTACTGCAAGACCAGAAGGATATAATGAAAATATTAAATGGGAAGAATTAGCGGAGATGAATGTGGGTGTTGATTTCGGATTTCTTAATGACAGAATTACTGGAACAGTAAACTATTTTGATAAAAAATCAAGTGATTTATTAGCAGATGTAGTAGTACCTGACGGAGCAAATATTAGAAATTCAGGAACATATAATATTGGTAGTGTAAGGACTAAAGGTATTGAATTCAATATTCAGTCTGATATTATTAAAAGTGATAATTTAACTTGGAATGTTGCTTTTAATACTACTTACATTGATCAAAAAATCGATAATTTAGGAACTACAGTTCCTGGTTTTCAGGGTTACTTAACTGGAGACAATATTGCAGGAGGATCTGGAAATCAAATTCAGGTTAACTCTGTAGGGTATGCTCCAAGGTCATTTCTGGTATATGAACAATTATATGATTCAAATAAAAAACCAATTGCGGGTGCTTATGTAGATAGAAATGGTGATGGAAAAATTGACGGTTCAGATCGTTACAGATTCCACAAACCAGCTCCAGATTATACTTTTGGTTTGTTCTCTACTTTAAACTACAAAAAGTTTGATTTTACAATGAACTGGAGAGCAAGTTTAGGAAATTATATTTTCGATAACGTAAGTTCTAATTTAGGATATTCTGATGCTGCATTAAGAAGAGATACAGATTTATCAAATGTGAGTGCAGATTATCTAAACACAGGTTTTAGATATGAAGATAATGGCACACAACGTTATTTATCTAACTACTATATAAAAGATGCCTCTTTTATAAAATTAGATAATATCACACTTGGGTATACTTTTGATAAATCGTTAATTAAAGCTGCTTCTTTGAGATTTACAGCGGGAGTTCAGAATGTTTTTGTACTTACGAAATATAATGGTTTAGATCCTGAAAGATTCAACGGAATCGATAACAACGTGTATCCAAGAGCTAGAACTTTCTTGTTTGGAGTAAATGCAAGCTTCTAG
- a CDS encoding DUF6814 family protein produces MNTIKQALGVLWVILAVAAAYFCVFEFGLPKLLSDQQDDLVFGIIILFILTPLIVLGLGTFGYFAVIGEYNEKKK; encoded by the coding sequence ATGAATACAATCAAACAAGCTCTAGGCGTTTTATGGGTTATATTAGCAGTTGCGGCCGCTTATTTTTGCGTGTTTGAATTTGGCTTACCTAAATTATTATCAGATCAGCAAGATGATTTAGTTTTTGGGATTATCATTCTTTTTATCCTTACGCCTCTTATTGTTTTGGGATTGGGGACTTTTGGCTATTTTGCCGTTATTGGAGAATACAACGAGAAAAAGAAATAA
- a CDS encoding MFS transporter, whose translation MGKNSTKGIWKVISASSMGTMIEWYDFYIFGSLAVVISTKFFPSDNPTAAFLSTLATFAAGFVVRPFGALFFGRLGDIIGRKYTFMATLLLMGGSTFLIGCIPSYETIGFLAPLLVLILRLLQGLALGGEYGGAATYVAEHAPVGQKGYWTSWIQTTATVGLFISLMVILATKNVLSSEAFDSWGWRVPFWVSIVMVGISYLIRKNMDESPVFAKAKKEGTTSKNPLKESFGNRYNLKFVLLALFGATMGQGVIWYTGQFYAMSFMKTVMNVESSQVDSLLGIALLLGTPFFIVFGWLSDKVGRKYIMMLGMLIAIFSYRSIYKEMYTITDLSYKTEIVEKTIQDIQKTANNDIITTVSKTYTDGTTYIEKKTDFANKKKSQISVSININSSDEWTLIFWVFLQVIFVTMVYGPIAAFLVEMFPTKIRYTSMSLPYHVGNGIFGGLLPAISTYLVTHSKTAGNTDFYLDGLWYPIIIASICFVIGIVYVDNKNKFNHL comes from the coding sequence ATGGGTAAAAATTCTACAAAAGGTATTTGGAAAGTAATTTCCGCATCTTCTATGGGAACAATGATCGAATGGTATGACTTCTATATTTTTGGAAGTTTAGCCGTCGTAATTTCAACAAAGTTCTTTCCGAGTGACAATCCTACCGCAGCATTTTTATCAACTCTGGCCACTTTTGCTGCCGGATTTGTAGTGAGACCTTTCGGCGCTTTGTTTTTTGGCAGACTTGGCGATATCATTGGCAGAAAATATACTTTCATGGCTACTTTATTATTAATGGGCGGCTCTACTTTTTTAATTGGCTGTATTCCAAGTTATGAAACTATTGGTTTTCTCGCACCTTTATTAGTTTTAATTCTTCGTTTATTACAAGGGCTAGCACTTGGCGGAGAATACGGCGGAGCTGCTACTTATGTTGCCGAACATGCTCCAGTTGGCCAAAAAGGATATTGGACTTCCTGGATTCAAACCACTGCAACTGTGGGTTTATTTATTTCTTTAATGGTAATTCTGGCTACCAAAAATGTGCTTTCGAGTGAAGCCTTTGATTCATGGGGCTGGCGTGTCCCGTTTTGGGTTTCAATTGTAATGGTAGGGATTTCGTATTTAATCCGAAAAAATATGGATGAATCTCCGGTTTTTGCAAAAGCTAAAAAGGAAGGAACTACCAGTAAAAATCCATTAAAAGAAAGTTTCGGGAACAGATATAATCTAAAGTTTGTTTTACTGGCGTTATTTGGCGCTACAATGGGACAAGGTGTTATTTGGTATACCGGACAATTTTATGCTATGAGTTTTATGAAAACGGTTATGAACGTTGAATCTTCTCAGGTTGACAGTTTACTGGGAATTGCTCTTTTGTTAGGAACTCCTTTTTTTATTGTTTTTGGATGGCTGAGTGATAAAGTGGGTAGAAAATATATTATGATGCTGGGAATGTTGATTGCCATTTTTTCTTATAGGTCCATTTATAAAGAAATGTACACAATTACTGATTTAAGTTATAAAACCGAAATCGTAGAAAAAACCATACAAGACATTCAAAAAACAGCAAATAATGATATAATCACCACTGTTTCAAAAACCTACACTGATGGAACTACGTATATCGAAAAGAAAACAGATTTTGCTAATAAGAAAAAATCACAAATTAGTGTTTCGATCAATATAAATTCAAGCGATGAATGGACTTTGATTTTTTGGGTTTTCCTTCAGGTGATATTTGTTACTATGGTTTATGGTCCTATTGCAGCATTTTTGGTGGAGATGTTTCCAACAAAAATCAGATACACCTCAATGTCACTTCCGTACCATGTGGGTAATGGAATTTTTGGAGGTTTACTGCCTGCGATTTCGACCTATCTTGTAACACATTCTAAAACAGCAGGAAATACTGATTTTTATCTTGACGGACTTTGGTATCCTATTATTATTGCTTCAATCTGTTTTGTAATTGGAATAGTATACGTTGACAACAAAAATAAATTTAATCATCTTTAA
- a CDS encoding alpha-amylase family glycosyl hydrolase gives MKKTLLLFFLLLSVFSFAQQQTVTYSVSPASFEETTSITITINGSSINEATWGVTDHSLYMWAWAFDTNDTTQKGTPDNGSWENSTEASKFTYNSATDTYTKTIVPTTYYNTTGIGRIGFLIKAKNGTGDKKSQDILVEVGSFQVTLTSPIENSATIISSGSNFNITATNTNGAASYSLKANGVVINTNSSTSSYSYMASGLTNNQSYELLATQSGVTISKKFSVVVNPNTVSEAMPAGLVDGINYNAADATKATLVLDAPLKDFVYVAGSFNNWQPTSAYAMKKDPTSGKFWLEITGLVSGVNNTYQYWVVDTTPLANSPSLVKTADPYSTLVLSPYDDSGIPAASYPNIPSYPAGQQFEVTVLKTGQTPYNWQVTNFVKPAKEKLVVYEVLVRDFDAARNYQSLIDKIDYFKNLKINAIELMPVMEFEGNESWGYNTSFHMALDKFYGTSDKLKELIDLCHQNGIAVILDVALNHAFGRNPMVRMWMNDPDGDGFGSPTAENPYFNTVAKHTYSVGEDFNHQSLKTQYYVNRVIKQWIEEYKIDGFRWDLTKGFTQACTASDESCTNGYQQDRVDILKKYADYSWSLDPTHYTIFEHLGTDTEEQQWANYRITETPSKGIMMWGKMTDQYNQLSMGYASSSNISRMTSASRGFTANRLMGYAESHDEERLMYKNVQYGASNGAYNVKTLNTALSRMSAIGAVSLLVPGPKMIWHFGELGWEKSIYTCNDGTVNDASATLSGDCKLDTKPQPQWVNNWLGDSNRNKIYNDWAKMITLKTVEPVFLGTPTMTNANSLTQNIKITNASLSSTQLKDVVILANFDTSAQNVATGFPYTGTWYNLMDNTTINVTDVNAAISLPAGEYRIYGNKTANLAIDDFEKGSSVSLYPNPVSNYFTLNNAFAKVQVYSISGQLVKSFNSNGNTDFQFGVSELQTGLYIVKASDENNKVQVMKFIKK, from the coding sequence ATGAAAAAAACTTTACTCTTATTTTTCCTTTTGTTGTCTGTGTTTTCATTTGCACAGCAGCAAACGGTTACTTATTCTGTTAGCCCTGCGTCTTTTGAAGAGACTACTTCTATAACCATTACAATTAATGGAAGTAGTATTAATGAAGCTACATGGGGAGTTACAGATCATTCTCTTTATATGTGGGCGTGGGCTTTTGACACTAATGATACCACACAAAAAGGTACTCCTGATAATGGTTCTTGGGAAAACTCAACAGAAGCGAGCAAGTTTACCTATAATTCTGCTACAGATACTTATACAAAAACAATTGTTCCAACAACTTATTACAATACAACAGGAATTGGAAGAATTGGATTTTTAATTAAAGCTAAAAACGGAACTGGCGATAAAAAATCTCAGGATATTTTAGTTGAAGTAGGATCTTTTCAGGTAACATTAACTTCTCCTATTGAAAATAGCGCAACAATTATTTCATCAGGATCTAACTTTAATATTACGGCAACAAATACAAACGGAGCTGCAAGTTATTCTCTAAAAGCAAATGGAGTTGTAATTAATACTAATTCAAGTACATCTAGCTATTCTTATATGGCTTCTGGTTTAACAAATAATCAGAGTTATGAATTGTTAGCAACTCAAAGTGGTGTAACAATTTCAAAAAAGTTTTCGGTTGTAGTAAATCCGAATACTGTTTCTGAAGCAATGCCTGCTGGTTTGGTTGACGGAATTAATTATAATGCTGCAGATGCTACAAAAGCAACTTTGGTTTTGGATGCGCCTTTAAAAGATTTTGTTTACGTTGCGGGAAGCTTCAATAACTGGCAGCCAACTTCGGCGTATGCCATGAAAAAAGATCCGACATCTGGTAAGTTTTGGTTAGAAATAACAGGCTTGGTTTCTGGAGTAAACAATACCTATCAATATTGGGTTGTAGATACAACTCCTCTTGCTAATTCTCCTTCATTGGTAAAAACTGCCGATCCATATTCGACTTTGGTTTTATCTCCTTATGATGATTCGGGAATTCCTGCGGCTTCTTATCCAAATATTCCGAGTTATCCTGCAGGACAACAATTTGAAGTTACAGTTCTTAAAACGGGACAAACTCCTTATAATTGGCAGGTAACAAACTTTGTAAAACCAGCAAAAGAAAAACTGGTAGTTTACGAAGTTTTAGTTCGCGATTTTGACGCTGCTCGTAACTATCAAAGTTTGATAGATAAGATTGATTATTTTAAAAATCTAAAAATAAATGCAATCGAATTAATGCCGGTAATGGAATTTGAAGGCAATGAAAGCTGGGGTTACAATACTTCGTTTCACATGGCTTTAGACAAATTTTATGGAACATCTGATAAATTAAAAGAATTAATCGACCTGTGCCACCAAAACGGAATTGCTGTCATTCTTGATGTTGCCTTGAATCACGCTTTCGGAAGAAATCCAATGGTAAGAATGTGGATGAACGATCCTGATGGAGACGGTTTTGGATCTCCAACAGCAGAAAATCCATATTTTAATACAGTCGCAAAACATACTTATAGTGTTGGTGAAGATTTTAATCATCAATCGCTAAAAACACAGTATTATGTTAACCGTGTTATTAAACAATGGATAGAAGAATATAAAATTGATGGCTTCCGTTGGGATTTAACCAAAGGATTTACTCAGGCTTGTACTGCATCTGATGAATCTTGTACTAATGGATATCAGCAGGACAGAGTTGATATTCTAAAGAAATATGCAGATTATTCCTGGAGTTTAGACCCAACACATTATACTATTTTTGAACACTTAGGAACAGATACAGAAGAACAGCAATGGGCAAATTACAGAATTACCGAAACGCCAAGTAAAGGAATTATGATGTGGGGTAAAATGACAGATCAGTACAATCAATTGTCAATGGGATATGCTTCAAGCAGTAATATCTCAAGAATGACAAGTGCAAGTCGTGGTTTTACAGCAAATCGTTTGATGGGATATGCAGAAAGTCATGATGAAGAAAGATTAATGTATAAAAATGTACAATACGGAGCTTCAAACGGAGCATATAATGTAAAAACATTAAATACAGCTCTATCAAGAATGTCGGCTATTGGAGCAGTTTCATTATTGGTTCCGGGACCAAAAATGATTTGGCATTTTGGAGAATTAGGATGGGAAAAATCTATTTATACTTGTAATGACGGAACGGTAAACGATGCATCTGCAACGCTTTCAGGAGATTGTAAATTAGATACAAAACCACAGCCGCAATGGGTAAATAATTGGTTAGGAGATTCAAATCGTAATAAAATTTATAACGATTGGGCAAAAATGATAACGCTTAAAACCGTTGAGCCTGTCTTTTTAGGAACACCAACAATGACAAATGCGAACTCATTAACACAAAATATAAAAATTACAAATGCGAGCTTATCATCAACACAATTAAAAGACGTAGTTATTTTAGCCAATTTTGATACTTCGGCACAAAATGTAGCAACTGGTTTTCCATACACAGGAACTTGGTACAATTTAATGGACAACACAACAATAAATGTTACTGATGTAAATGCAGCAATAAGTTTGCCTGCTGGCGAATATAGAATTTATGGTAACAAAACGGCAAATCTTGCTATCGATGATTTTGAAAAAGGAAGTTCAGTGAGTTTGTACCCAAATCCGGTTTCAAATTATTTTACTTTAAATAATGCTTTTGCAAAAGTTCAGGTTTATTCAATTTCAGGGCAATTGGTGAAAAGCTTTAATTCTAACGGAAATACTGATTTTCAATTTGGCGTAAGCGAATTACAAACCGGTTTGTATATCGTAAAAGCTTCTGATGAAAACAACAAAGTTCAGGTAATGAAGTTCATTAAAAAATAA
- a CDS encoding SusE domain-containing protein codes for MKNIHKILIAFIGVLAVSCNADDVEDRPVIEATTAPVLLTPKSDFSIVLSKETENEVATTVVWDDASYSAQTVVNYTVEVAKQGTNFATPVTVTNTTERFVALTVSELNSALVNGGFVEKEANKVDIRIKAVVGASGLPQYSNVYTITATPYHVPLASSHWLVGAATPGGWTWAGDAETEFPLVVGTTNVYKVTIVLKSGEAFREFLGNNFTSDGNWDASHNYTYYSNAGFTIDPELVNANDGDSNFKYTGPTGPRVLTIDNGAKTITLD; via the coding sequence ATGAAAAATATACATAAAATCTTAATCGCTTTCATCGGTGTTTTAGCAGTTTCATGTAATGCAGATGACGTTGAAGACAGACCAGTAATCGAAGCTACAACTGCTCCGGTTTTATTAACCCCAAAATCTGATTTCAGTATTGTTCTTTCTAAAGAAACTGAAAATGAAGTAGCAACGACTGTTGTATGGGATGATGCATCATATAGCGCACAAACAGTTGTAAATTACACTGTAGAAGTTGCAAAACAGGGAACAAACTTCGCAACGCCTGTAACTGTTACAAATACTACAGAAAGATTTGTAGCTTTAACAGTATCTGAGTTAAACTCTGCATTAGTTAATGGAGGTTTTGTTGAAAAAGAAGCAAACAAAGTTGATATTCGTATTAAAGCTGTTGTAGGAGCTTCTGGACTTCCTCAGTACTCTAATGTTTATACAATTACTGCTACTCCATACCACGTACCATTAGCAAGTTCTCACTGGTTAGTTGGAGCTGCAACTCCAGGTGGATGGACATGGGCTGGCGATGCTGAAACTGAATTCCCATTAGTAGTTGGTACAACAAATGTTTATAAAGTAACTATTGTTCTTAAAAGCGGAGAAGCATTTAGAGAGTTCTTAGGAAACAACTTTACAAGCGATGGTAACTGGGATGCTAGCCATAACTATACTTACTATTCAAATGCAGGATTTACTATCGATCCGGAGTTAGTAAATGCTAATGATGGTGACAGTAACTTTAAATATACTGGACCAACTGGACCAAGAGTTCTAACAATTGACAATGGTGCAAAAACTATAACATTAGACTAG
- a CDS encoding type III pantothenate kinase encodes MVLTVDVGNTRIKAAVFEGSTVLENFIFERNELEKKITEILKKYQSCSDLVVASVGNVEKQAFLTFENQLNVHFFTHEDIFPFHNKYATPKTLGIDRMILAAGATLQFPKQNRLVIDAGTCITYDFIDENDNYLGGAISPGLRLRYESLHNFTARLPLLALEAPDSYIGNSTAQAIHSGVVNGFVYEIDGFIDEYRVNFSNFIIILTGGDAEFLAKRLKNTIFANSNFLLESLNQTFQYKIDND; translated from the coding sequence ATGGTTTTAACAGTTGATGTTGGTAATACTCGAATTAAAGCTGCTGTCTTTGAAGGAAGTACTGTTCTTGAAAACTTTATTTTTGAGAGAAATGAACTCGAAAAAAAGATTACAGAAATTTTAAAAAAATATCAGAGTTGCTCTGATTTAGTAGTAGCATCTGTGGGAAATGTCGAAAAACAAGCCTTTTTAACTTTCGAAAACCAGCTCAATGTTCATTTTTTTACACACGAAGACATTTTTCCTTTCCATAATAAATACGCAACACCCAAAACATTAGGAATCGACAGAATGATTTTGGCAGCGGGTGCAACTTTACAATTTCCAAAACAAAACAGACTGGTTATTGATGCAGGAACTTGTATAACCTACGATTTTATCGACGAAAATGACAATTATCTGGGCGGAGCTATTTCTCCGGGTCTTCGTTTGCGTTATGAATCTTTGCACAATTTCACGGCCAGACTGCCTTTGCTGGCTTTAGAAGCACCGGATTCGTACATTGGAAACTCAACTGCACAAGCTATACATTCCGGAGTTGTTAACGGATTCGTCTATGAGATTGATGGTTTTATCGATGAATATCGGGTGAATTTTTCAAATTTTATAATAATTTTAACGGGAGGAGATGCAGAATTTTTGGCTAAACGATTAAAAAATACCATATTTGCCAATTCAAATTTCCTACTGGAAAGTTTGAACCAAACATTTCAATATAAAATCGACAATGATTAA